The genomic interval ACTGGGATAAGGTAATGGATGTTAATTTAAAAGGTGTTTTTAATTGTACAAAAGCTGTCATTAAGAGTATGATGAAAAAAAGACAGGGTAAAATTATTAATCTTACTTCAGTAGTAGGAATTAAAGGTAATGCCGGTCAGGCAAATTATTCAGCATCTAAAGCCGGAGTAATTGGCTTTACGAAATCAGTAGCTAGAGAACTGGCTGGAAGAAATATTACTGCAAATGCCGTCGCCCCTGGATTTATTACTACAGATATGACAGATGAGATTCCAGAAGATGCAAAAGAAGATTTAATTAATGAAATCCCACTCTCCCGTTTGGGAAAAGGTGAAGATGTTGCTGAATTAGTCTCATTTTTAGCTTCAGATAGAGCTGATTATATAACCGGCCAGGTTATAAACGTAGATGGCGGTATGGCAATGTAGACCATGCGTTTAGTTAGATGACGACGAAATTGAGGCGGATTCGATATCCGTCATAATAAGTCAACCATGCGTTTAGTCAGATGACGACTTATTGAGGTGGGTTCGATACCCATCATAATAAATCGACCATGCGTTTAGTTAGATGAAGATTTATTGAAAGGAGGTGAGCGAAATGGCAGATACTTTAGATCGTGTAAAAAGTATTGTTGTAGAAGAGCTTGCTGTTGATGAGGAAGAGGTAACAGCTGAAGCTTCTTTTATTGATGATCTTGGAGCTGATTCTCTTGATGTAGTTGAACTTATAATGGCTTTTGAGGAGGAATTTGATCTCGAAATTCCTGATGAAGATGCTGAAAATATTGCAACTGTACAGGATGCAGTTGATTACATTAAAGAGAATTTATAATAATAGTAAATATCAAGGATAGCCCCGTATAAATTGGCGGGGCCTATCCATATGATTAATCTGAAATAATATAATATTAAATAATATTTCATAAGATTTTTCTGTTTTATTACTGAATAATTAACTTTATATAAATTTGTTTATAGTGAAATGAATTATTAAATATTAATTGGAGGTGGGCATGTGAATAAAAGAGTCGTAATTACAGGTGTAGGTCAGGTAACTTCATTAGGTGATGATATTGATGAATTTTGGAAGAATATAACTGAAGGAAATTCTGGAGTATCTAAAATAACAAATTTTGACCCCACGGATTTTGCAAGTAAAATAGCTTCAGAAGTGAAAGAATTTGATTCAAGCGATTATATTAATAAAAAAGATGCTAAAAGAATGGGAAGATTTACAGAATTTGCAGTCGTTTCTGCAAAAAAAGCTTTAAATGATGCCAAACTTGATATAACAGAAGAGTTATCTGAACTTAGTGGAGTTATTGTTGGTTCAGGAATTGGTGGTATTGAAGTAATGGAAGAACAAATTGAAAGGCTTGTCAAAAGAGGTCCAAGGAGAGTCAGTCCATTTTTTATACCAATGATGATATCAAATATGGCTGCAGGTCAGGTTGCCATACATATTAATGCTAAAGGTCCTAACAGTAATGCAGTAACTGCCTGTGCCTCAGGAACAACTGCTATTGGAGAGGCATTTGAAATAGTAAAAAGAGGAGATGCCGAAGTAATGGTTGCTGGTGGAACTGAAGGTGCTGTTGCTCCTTCTGCTGTAGCTGGTTTTAGTTCAATGAAAGCTCTATCTACTCGTAATGATGAACCTAAAAAAGCCAGTAGACCATTTGATAAAAATAGAGATGGTTTTGTAATTGGAGAAGGCTGTGGAATGGTAGTCATGGAAAGTCTTGAAAGTGCAAGAAAAAGAGGAGCAGAAATTATTGCTGAAGTAAAAGGATACGGAATGTCTGCTGATGCCTATCATATGACTCAGCCTGCACCTGATGGAGAAGGAGCTAAAAGAGCTATGAAAATGGCTATTGAAAAATCAGGTATTGATTTAAAAGATTTGAAATATATTAATGCTCATGGTACATCTACTCCATTAAATGATAAATATGAAACAAAAGCAATTAAAGATCTTTTTGGTAAATATACAGATGATTTAATGGTTAGTTCTACTAAATCAATGACAGGTCATTTATTAGGAGCAGCAGGTGGAATTGAAACAGTTATTACAGCTTTAACTCTAAAAAATGGTATTATACCACCAACAATTAATTATGAAGAAGTTGATCCGGAATGTGATCTTGATTATGTTCCAAATCAGGCAAGAGAAGTAGATAATTTAAAAGCTGCTATGACTAATTCATTTGGCTTTGGTGGTCAAAATGCCTGTCTTGTTTTGGAAAAGTTTGAAAAATAAAAGGGTGAATAAATAATGCAAAATTTTTACGAAGAAAAAAACATGGATGAACTTGAAGAAATTTTGGGTATAATATTTAAAGATAAAAGTTTACTTAGAAGAGCGGTAACTCATAAATCTTTTCCAAACGAGAATCCAAAACTCGATATTAAAAACAATGAACGAATGGAATTTCTTGGAGATGCTGTTCTTGACTTAAGTATGAGTTCATACCTTTTTGAAAAATTTCCTGATTATCCAGAAGGCAAATTAGCTAAAATGAAAGCTATATTAGTTAGTGCTCCTATTTTATCTGAAATAGCTAAAAAAATTAATATCAATAAATTTTTACTCCTTGGAAAAGGCGAAGAAATGACAGGTGGTAGAGAAAGAGATTCAATTTTAGCAGATTCTCTTGAGGGAATTATAGGAGCAATTTATCTTGATCAGGGATTAGAAGCTGCTGATAAATTTATTGTCGAAAATTTTAAAGACGATATTGATATTGTTAAATCCGGTAATCATATAAGAGACTATAAAACTCTTTTACAGGAAACTATTCAAAAAAATAGTAATAAACGTCCTGAATATTTTGTAGAAGATGAAAAAGGACCTGATCATAATAAGACATTTATTGTAAGAGTTGAATTTAAAGATAGGATTTTAGGATTTGGTAAGGGTACGAGTAAAAAAGATGCGGAACAAAAAGCAGCGAAGGTTGCTCTTGAAAATTTAGAAGAAATCTAAACTAACTTCCCCGGATTATAATTTTCCGGGGAGTTA from Halanaerobiales bacterium carries:
- the rnc gene encoding ribonuclease III; translated protein: MQNFYEEKNMDELEEILGIIFKDKSLLRRAVTHKSFPNENPKLDIKNNERMEFLGDAVLDLSMSSYLFEKFPDYPEGKLAKMKAILVSAPILSEIAKKININKFLLLGKGEEMTGGRERDSILADSLEGIIGAIYLDQGLEAADKFIVENFKDDIDIVKSGNHIRDYKTLLQETIQKNSNKRPEYFVEDEKGPDHNKTFIVRVEFKDRILGFGKGTSKKDAEQKAAKVALENLEEI
- the fabG gene encoding 3-oxoacyl-[acyl-carrier-protein] reductase; its protein translation is ARDGANIVLNYHSDSSKKYIDELIEKIKAYNREVIAVQADVSKMDEAKKLISESLNKFSKIDVLVNNAGINSDNLLLRMSENDWDKVMDVNLKGVFNCTKAVIKSMMKKRQGKIINLTSVVGIKGNAGQANYSASKAGVIGFTKSVARELAGRNITANAVAPGFITTDMTDEIPEDAKEDLINEIPLSRLGKGEDVAELVSFLASDRADYITGQVINVDGGMAM
- a CDS encoding acyl carrier protein produces the protein MADTLDRVKSIVVEELAVDEEEVTAEASFIDDLGADSLDVVELIMAFEEEFDLEIPDEDAENIATVQDAVDYIKENL
- the fabF gene encoding beta-ketoacyl-ACP synthase II encodes the protein MNKRVVITGVGQVTSLGDDIDEFWKNITEGNSGVSKITNFDPTDFASKIASEVKEFDSSDYINKKDAKRMGRFTEFAVVSAKKALNDAKLDITEELSELSGVIVGSGIGGIEVMEEQIERLVKRGPRRVSPFFIPMMISNMAAGQVAIHINAKGPNSNAVTACASGTTAIGEAFEIVKRGDAEVMVAGGTEGAVAPSAVAGFSSMKALSTRNDEPKKASRPFDKNRDGFVIGEGCGMVVMESLESARKRGAEIIAEVKGYGMSADAYHMTQPAPDGEGAKRAMKMAIEKSGIDLKDLKYINAHGTSTPLNDKYETKAIKDLFGKYTDDLMVSSTKSMTGHLLGAAGGIETVITALTLKNGIIPPTINYEEVDPECDLDYVPNQAREVDNLKAAMTNSFGFGGQNACLVLEKFEK